A genomic window from Sulfurimonas sp. hsl 1-7 includes:
- a CDS encoding YihY family inner membrane protein, protein MNFRASELYKQVRLFVLSFVDKELTLFAASLSFYTIFTIIPLLIIMMSLLTSLPSFQEYYESIKGFIFSNLMPVQSEVIISKIDGFLANSAKMGIMSLAAVLVASLLFFKNFEYIANKIFHAKPRGLWESITTYWTMMTLTPIGLGVSFYITGKIAALMASNELTSGFNILPLIPYIIIWGVFFLIFQIGPNAKINPRASAISSLIVSVIFSISKNGFIYYVFLNKSYATMYGSFAIVMFLFLWIYVSWIIFLYGLKLCHIIDSIYKNRQSKDIENVKQNSVVDTAE, encoded by the coding sequence ATGAACTTCCGAGCTTCTGAACTTTACAAGCAGGTAAGACTTTTTGTTTTATCGTTTGTAGATAAAGAGCTCACTCTTTTTGCTGCATCACTTAGTTTTTATACTATTTTTACGATCATCCCTTTACTTATCATCATGATGTCATTGCTTACATCATTACCGAGTTTTCAAGAGTACTACGAAAGTATTAAAGGGTTTATATTCTCAAACCTTATGCCTGTACAATCAGAGGTGATAATAAGTAAAATAGACGGGTTTTTAGCAAACTCTGCAAAGATGGGGATTATGAGTTTAGCTGCCGTTTTAGTGGCATCTCTGCTCTTTTTCAAAAACTTCGAATATATCGCAAATAAGATCTTTCATGCAAAACCCAGAGGATTATGGGAGTCTATAACTACCTACTGGACTATGATGACACTCACACCTATCGGACTTGGGGTGTCGTTTTACATTACGGGTAAGATTGCTGCTCTTATGGCTTCAAATGAGCTGACATCCGGGTTTAATATTCTTCCGCTTATTCCATACATAATTATATGGGGAGTATTCTTTTTAATCTTTCAAATAGGACCAAACGCAAAGATAAACCCTCGTGCTTCAGCGATCAGCTCATTGATCGTATCAGTGATATTTAGCATCAGTAAAAACGGTTTTATCTATTATGTATTTTTAAATAAATCATACGCTACGATGTACGGTTCTTTCGCAATCGTTATGTTTCTGTTTCTATGGATCTATGTCTCTTGGATCATCTTCTTATACGGTCTGAAATTATGTCACATTATAGACAGCATATATAAAAATAGACAAAGCAAAGATATTGAGAATGTAAAACAGAACTCTGTTGTAGATACTGCCGAGTGA
- a CDS encoding FAD-linked oxidase C-terminal domain-containing protein: MLDTKHIQHFTKIVGDDNIYSDKAHLIAYSYDATREHFEPDAVIFPRNEQDVSDILKYCNEQRIVIVPRGAGSGFTGGALPSSGGIVLAMEKHMNKILEIDMKNMVAIVQPGVVNMDLQKAVEEVGLFYPPDPASQDYSTIGGNVSENAGGMRAAKYGITKDYVMATRAVLPNGDIIKAGKRTIKDVAGYNISGILIASEGTLAVLTEITLKLIPKPKMTKTAMGIFPSVTEAMNAVYKTMASGVTPVAMEFLDNLTIRAVEQTFHKGLPVDAGALLVTDVDGNLEDDLNFQLEQIEKVFKENGCSEFKIAKDAKEAADLWFARRNASPSLSVYGSKKLNEDVTVPRAVLPELLEKFYAIAEKYNVNIPCFGHTGDGNVHTNVMVDGSDPEQVKIAYQAIEEVFQATVDLGGTLSGEHGIGLAKAPYMSMAFTPEEMALFKSIKQAFDPNNILNPAKMGLN, translated from the coding sequence ATGTTAGATACAAAACATATACAACATTTTACAAAAATAGTTGGTGATGATAATATTTATAGTGACAAGGCACACCTTATTGCCTACTCTTACGATGCAACTCGTGAGCATTTTGAACCTGATGCAGTTATCTTTCCGCGCAATGAGCAAGATGTTAGTGATATTTTAAAATATTGTAACGAGCAAAGAATAGTGATCGTACCTCGTGGAGCTGGAAGCGGTTTTACAGGCGGTGCACTACCTAGTAGCGGCGGAATCGTATTGGCTATGGAAAAACATATGAACAAGATCTTAGAGATCGATATGAAAAACATGGTAGCGATCGTTCAGCCGGGTGTTGTAAATATGGACTTGCAAAAAGCGGTAGAGGAGGTAGGTCTTTTTTATCCGCCGGATCCGGCAAGCCAAGACTACTCAACTATTGGTGGGAATGTAAGTGAAAATGCAGGCGGTATGAGAGCTGCGAAATACGGGATCACAAAAGATTACGTAATGGCTACTCGTGCGGTTCTTCCAAACGGTGACATCATTAAAGCGGGAAAAAGAACGATTAAAGATGTTGCAGGGTATAACATCAGCGGTATTTTAATCGCAAGTGAAGGAACTCTGGCGGTTCTTACGGAGATTACGCTTAAACTTATTCCAAAACCGAAAATGACAAAAACTGCAATGGGTATCTTCCCTAGTGTAACGGAAGCTATGAATGCGGTTTATAAAACTATGGCAAGCGGTGTAACGCCTGTTGCGATGGAATTTTTAGATAACTTAACTATCCGTGCAGTTGAGCAGACATTTCATAAAGGTCTTCCGGTAGATGCGGGAGCTTTACTTGTAACGGACGTTGACGGCAACTTAGAAGATGATCTAAACTTCCAGTTAGAGCAGATCGAGAAAGTTTTCAAAGAGAACGGTTGTAGCGAGTTTAAAATAGCAAAAGATGCTAAAGAAGCAGCTGACCTTTGGTTTGCTCGCCGTAATGCTTCTCCGTCACTAAGTGTGTACGGAAGTAAAAAACTCAACGAAGATGTAACGGTCCCTCGTGCGGTTCTTCCTGAACTTCTAGAGAAGTTTTATGCGATTGCAGAAAAGTACAATGTAAATATTCCGTGTTTTGGCCATACAGGTGATGGAAATGTACATACAAACGTTATGGTTGACGGTAGCGATCCTGAACAAGTGAAGATCGCATACCAAGCGATCGAAGAGGTTTTCCAGGCAACGGTTGATCTTGGCGGGACACTTTCTGGTGAGCATGGAATCGGGCTTGCAAAAGCACCGTATATGTCTATGGCATTTACACCTGAAGAGATGGCACTCTTTAAGTCGATCAAACAAGCGTTTGACCCAAACAACATTTTAAATCCTGCGAAGATGGGACTTAACTAA
- a CDS encoding plasminogen-binding N-terminal domain-containing protein, translated as MRYIFLAFLIQLNLFAGLLSSKIVNLDSEQGTATINIDKVDVGVSGYVVHHLTPEHSSILKSCVVKSFDPQTKTAVVEMKEFDLLKNNALPKGKWKVEVGDSVELAFGYTRSLLIAPSEEIYYQISKSVNTQWVHPDIFATLLSMHGHPTPLQEDFSDIATASSAGLVFIYLEQKLYTVDSKSFKILYVSDAALTQDKVQLPFYSRVETIEDSWFGEGSDEMESYEPHYYELLVKNNNTNKTLYETVKNSKNEEVNSLVEQFKIGE; from the coding sequence ATGAGATATATTTTTTTAGCGTTTTTAATACAGCTGAACCTATTTGCAGGTTTATTAAGTTCAAAGATTGTAAATCTTGACTCAGAACAAGGGACTGCAACGATAAATATAGATAAGGTTGATGTAGGTGTAAGCGGTTATGTTGTGCATCATCTTACTCCAGAACATAGCAGTATCTTAAAAAGTTGTGTTGTAAAAAGTTTTGATCCTCAAACAAAAACAGCAGTTGTAGAGATGAAAGAGTTTGATCTTTTAAAAAACAATGCTCTACCGAAGGGGAAATGGAAAGTTGAAGTAGGTGACAGTGTAGAACTCGCTTTTGGATATACACGCTCACTCTTAATCGCACCGAGCGAAGAGATATATTATCAGATCTCAAAGTCTGTAAATACTCAGTGGGTTCATCCTGATATTTTTGCAACTCTTTTATCAATGCATGGACATCCAACACCATTGCAAGAAGATTTTAGCGATATTGCTACAGCTTCAAGTGCGGGATTGGTATTTATCTATTTAGAGCAAAAGCTTTACACTGTAGACAGTAAAAGTTTTAAAATTTTATATGTGAGTGATGCCGCGCTTACACAAGACAAAGTGCAACTACCTTTCTACTCAAGAGTAGAGACGATAGAAGATTCATGGTTTGGAGAGGGTAGTGATGAGATGGAAAGTTACGAACCTCATTATTATGAACTTTTAGTGAAAAACAACAATACAAACAAAACTTTATATGAGACAGTAAAAAATAGTAAAAATGAAGAGGTAAACTCTTTAGTTGAACAATTTAAGATTGGAGAATAG
- a CDS encoding peptidoglycan DD-metalloendopeptidase family protein, protein MERYRWQNGETYLVFLEKLNLPVRQLYYNLDKDDQRLTEEMRAGVHYQILKDTQNNILQILLPLNDELQIHIYKNGDGYAFEAIPIISTTKKEVLYTQINSSPNYAILKKTGSRKLAGVFVAAFKHSLNFKNDIRKGDELVMLYSQKYRLGQPFSMPTLESAMIEMGSKKHYIYLNDDDRYYDEKAHEVEGFLLARPVRARISSYFTKRRYHPVLHKWKAHLGVDYAARRGTPIVAAGSGTIIYAARMGSYGNLIKIRHSDGYETRYAHLKSFRRGIYRGKYVKKGQTIGYVGSTGRSTGPHLHFELRKRGVAINPLRVVQVTTKKLAGKEKTAFLQLKNNFDERIALHLNNKTEYTKPSRFEDMCYIYMMDDQNG, encoded by the coding sequence GTGGAACGATACAGATGGCAAAATGGAGAAACTTATTTAGTCTTTTTAGAGAAGTTAAACTTGCCTGTCAGACAACTCTACTACAATTTAGATAAAGATGATCAACGTCTTACGGAAGAGATGAGAGCAGGTGTTCATTATCAGATTCTAAAAGATACTCAAAACAATATTTTGCAAATCTTACTTCCACTCAATGACGAGCTTCAGATCCATATTTATAAAAACGGTGACGGGTATGCATTTGAAGCGATTCCTATCATCAGTACAACTAAAAAAGAGGTTTTATATACACAGATAAACTCCTCACCTAACTATGCAATTCTGAAAAAAACGGGAAGCCGAAAACTTGCAGGTGTTTTTGTTGCTGCATTTAAACACTCCCTTAACTTTAAAAATGACATTCGTAAAGGGGATGAGCTTGTGATGCTTTACTCTCAGAAGTATCGTCTGGGACAACCTTTTTCTATGCCGACACTTGAATCAGCCATGATCGAAATGGGTTCAAAAAAGCACTACATCTATCTTAATGATGACGATAGATATTACGATGAAAAAGCACATGAGGTTGAAGGCTTTTTACTTGCACGACCTGTTAGAGCCAGAATATCCTCTTACTTTACAAAAAGAAGATACCACCCTGTACTGCATAAATGGAAAGCACACCTTGGAGTTGATTACGCAGCGCGTCGCGGGACACCTATTGTTGCAGCAGGAAGCGGTACAATTATCTATGCAGCCCGCATGGGTAGCTACGGTAACTTGATAAAAATTCGTCACAGTGACGGATATGAGACACGTTATGCCCACCTCAAATCATTCCGCCGAGGGATCTATAGAGGTAAATATGTTAAAAAAGGGCAAACTATCGGTTATGTAGGTTCAACGGGACGATCAACTGGTCCACACCTCCATTTTGAACTACGTAAGCGCGGTGTTGCGATCAATCCGCTAAGAGTTGTTCAAGTAACTACGAAAAAACTCGCAGGAAAAGAGAAAACAGCGTTCTTGCAACTTAAAAACAACTTTGATGAACGTATAGCTTTACATCTAAATAACAAAACCGAGTATACAAAACCATCACGCTTTGAAGATATGTGTTATATCTATATGATGGATGATCAAAATGGATAA
- a CDS encoding NUDIX hydrolase: protein MDKITCVKALEEPQYIQPIEIHYTQNEQKKKWEAIISHDSVAILLWHKEKDAFIIVKQLRPPVFNLHKDGYMHELCAGIVDKETSLIQIAKEEVQEECGYDIPTDNLHYITSFFTSVGISGAKQTLYYGEIDESMRVHDGGGIHEEEIEVIELKTDEAKKFMFDESFQKTPGMMMAFYWFFENIKN, encoded by the coding sequence ATGGATAAAATAACCTGTGTAAAAGCGCTTGAAGAACCACAATATATACAGCCTATAGAGATCCACTACACACAAAATGAGCAAAAGAAAAAATGGGAGGCTATCATCTCTCATGATTCTGTGGCAATTTTATTGTGGCACAAAGAAAAAGATGCTTTTATCATAGTAAAACAACTTCGTCCCCCTGTTTTTAACCTCCATAAAGATGGCTATATGCATGAGCTATGCGCTGGAATAGTCGACAAAGAAACATCACTTATACAAATTGCAAAAGAGGAAGTTCAAGAGGAGTGCGGTTATGATATTCCTACCGACAACTTGCACTATATTACAAGCTTTTTTACCTCTGTAGGCATCTCAGGAGCAAAACAAACACTCTATTACGGAGAAATCGATGAGAGTATGAGAGTTCATGACGGCGGCGGTATCCATGAGGAAGAGATCGAGGTTATAGAACTAAAAACAGATGAAGCCAAAAAGTTTATGTTTGATGAGAGTTTTCAAAAAACTCCGGGGATGATGATGGCTTTTTATTGGTTTTTTGAAAATATAAAAAACTAA
- a CDS encoding primosomal protein N' produces the protein MYYYKISIIGSLLEPLTYQSEENISLYSQVTVLLNNKEKKGVVVEETTQPDFKTLEILELTTQYYSKKQYELANFIAGYYICSLGEAFALMLPFQNDVDQDNSFEAKESQIVLSEKQNQALSFLQKNRVALLFGDTGSGKTEIYMKYFESIIEQKKRVIFLMPEISLTPQMSKRLEEHFGKQFIMWHSKLTPKQKKEALEKVYYGRAKIIAGARSSLFLPIKDLGLIVVDEEHDDSYKSSSRPRYNARDLAVYMGKLYDIPVVLGSATPSLNSYVKYPYIRLKGGHFSAKREFVYEAREESLTPLIFHYLKSTIQQEKQAIVFLPTRANFKYLVCKDCGATYKCPYCSVGMSIHHKANAIKCHYCNYMQMIPKQCAECGSEHLSSSRIGTAEALKEIEEEMQDVKVEQFDRDTITTANKLKKALKRFNDREVDILVGTQMLSKGHDYHDVELAVILGVDNMLSIADYRAREKALSSLIQVAGRSGRASDAKVLVQTFNEEFIKAYIENYEDFLEYEKIFREGLYPPYKKLCRVLFADKNGLKAQEKMREMEECLKKFVTIEVVGAKKCAVEKVANKYRFEILLRSDKATDLIKAVKSCKNSMAEIDMDPIDFA, from the coding sequence TTGTATTATTACAAAATCTCCATAATAGGCTCGCTTTTAGAGCCTTTAACTTACCAATCAGAAGAAAATATCTCTCTTTATTCCCAAGTTACCGTTTTATTAAACAATAAAGAAAAAAAAGGTGTTGTGGTAGAAGAAACAACACAGCCGGATTTTAAAACACTTGAGATTTTAGAGCTTACTACACAATACTACTCAAAAAAACAGTATGAACTTGCAAATTTTATAGCGGGATATTATATCTGTTCTTTGGGAGAAGCATTTGCTCTGATGCTTCCGTTTCAAAATGATGTGGATCAAGATAATAGTTTTGAAGCTAAAGAGTCACAGATAGTACTCTCTGAAAAACAGAATCAGGCACTGTCTTTTTTACAAAAAAATAGAGTTGCTTTACTTTTTGGTGATACCGGAAGTGGAAAAACTGAGATCTATATGAAGTATTTTGAGTCAATTATTGAACAAAAGAAACGGGTTATATTTTTGATGCCGGAGATCTCATTAACACCGCAGATGTCTAAACGGTTGGAGGAGCATTTTGGTAAGCAATTTATCATGTGGCATTCAAAACTCACTCCAAAACAAAAAAAAGAGGCTTTAGAGAAAGTGTATTACGGCAGAGCCAAGATCATAGCCGGTGCACGTTCAAGCCTCTTTTTACCTATAAAAGATTTGGGTTTAATTGTAGTAGACGAGGAGCATGACGACAGTTACAAATCTTCATCACGACCGCGTTACAATGCTAGAGATTTGGCAGTTTATATGGGAAAACTATATGATATTCCTGTTGTACTTGGAAGTGCTACACCTTCACTTAACTCGTATGTAAAGTATCCATACATAAGACTGAAAGGTGGGCATTTCAGTGCAAAGCGTGAATTTGTCTATGAGGCAAGAGAAGAGAGTTTAACACCTCTTATTTTTCATTATCTAAAAAGCACGATTCAGCAAGAGAAACAGGCAATCGTGTTTTTACCTACACGGGCAAATTTTAAGTATCTGGTATGTAAGGATTGTGGGGCAACTTATAAGTGCCCGTATTGTAGTGTGGGGATGAGTATTCACCATAAAGCAAATGCGATAAAGTGTCACTATTGTAACTATATGCAAATGATTCCAAAACAGTGTGCAGAGTGTGGAAGTGAACATCTATCAAGTTCACGCATAGGTACGGCAGAGGCTTTAAAAGAGATCGAAGAAGAGATGCAAGATGTAAAAGTTGAGCAGTTTGACAGAGATACGATCACCACTGCAAATAAGCTAAAAAAAGCGCTGAAACGTTTTAACGATAGAGAGGTGGATATTTTAGTTGGCACCCAGATGCTTTCAAAAGGGCATGATTATCACGATGTGGAACTAGCGGTTATTTTAGGGGTTGATAATATGCTTAGTATTGCTGATTATCGTGCACGCGAGAAAGCGCTCTCATCTCTGATCCAGGTTGCAGGTAGAAGCGGAAGGGCAAGTGATGCCAAGGTCCTGGTACAAACATTTAACGAAGAGTTTATTAAAGCATATATTGAGAACTATGAAGATTTTTTAGAATATGAGAAAATTTTTCGTGAAGGTTTATACCCACCATATAAAAAATTGTGTCGGGTACTATTTGCCGATAAAAACGGACTTAAAGCTCAAGAGAAGATGCGTGAGATGGAGGAGTGCCTCAAAAAGTTTGTCACGATCGAAGTTGTAGGTGCAAAAAAATGTGCAGTTGAAAAGGTGGCAAATAAGTATAGATTTGAGATCTTACTTCGTTCCGATAAGGCGACAGATCTCATCAAGGCTGTAAAATCGTGTAAAAACTCTATGGCAGAGATCGATATGGACCCAATCGATTTTGCTTAA
- a CDS encoding type IV pilin protein — MKNSKAFTLIELIFVIIVLGILSAIALPKFTSTGTQARIASGKADVMAIRSAIISERQERLIRGEKNYITASNLDNGGLFGGVLTYPKQNSNTSGNWYAATTGSGTYQYNIDGTNVQFDYNSSTGTFTCTSGSSTQAQKYCRQMIY, encoded by the coding sequence ATGAAAAACTCAAAAGCTTTTACTTTAATTGAATTAATATTTGTTATTATCGTACTGGGTATATTGTCTGCAATTGCATTGCCTAAATTTACGTCTACTGGTACACAAGCTAGGATAGCAAGTGGAAAAGCTGACGTAATGGCTATACGTTCAGCTATTATATCTGAACGACAAGAAAGACTCATAAGAGGTGAGAAGAATTATATAACTGCGTCGAATTTAGATAATGGTGGATTATTTGGAGGAGTGCTTACATATCCAAAGCAAAACTCAAATACATCGGGAAATTGGTATGCAGCTACTACCGGTTCAGGTACATACCAGTATAATATAGATGGGACGAATGTTCAGTTTGATTATAATTCATCAACAGGTACTTTTACTTGTACATCAGGAAGTTCAACACAAGCACAAAAATATTGTAGACAGATGATATATTAA
- a CDS encoding type II secretion system protein: MKRAGFTMIELIFVIVILGILSAVALPKFIGVSDQARAGKCEAFIGTLNRTIGASMWSESIAEGAKGKVNDNNITVNDHIALEDIPFECFGDTATAPTSDADAKSLLFTGTGTSVSFGTSTYDINFTEGNLSNSPRWTWTKQ, encoded by the coding sequence ATGAAAAGAGCTGGTTTTACAATGATCGAATTGATCTTCGTTATCGTTATTTTAGGTATTCTTTCAGCAGTTGCTTTACCGAAATTTATTGGTGTTTCTGATCAAGCAAGAGCTGGAAAATGTGAAGCATTTATTGGTACATTAAATCGTACGATTGGTGCATCTATGTGGTCAGAGTCTATCGCTGAAGGTGCTAAGGGTAAAGTAAATGATAATAATATTACTGTTAATGATCATATTGCATTAGAAGATATCCCATTTGAATGTTTCGGTGATACAGCAACAGCACCAACAAGTGATGCAGATGCTAAAAGTTTACTATTTACAGGAACAGGTACATCTGTTTCATTTGGTACAAGTACTTACGATATAAACTTTACAGAGGGTAACTTAAGTAATTCACCAAGATGGACTTGGACAAAACAATAG
- the flgB gene encoding flagellar basal body rod protein FlgB — translation MSIEISKTHSLIKDALDYRAARQDMIASNIANADTPYYKPRDISFENALKAKKAALYAKDSNELQMATTNSKHLTPSDQNSQTKATLFFRDGHMARNDGNSVDIDVETTEMSKNSIMFNALIQANKKDGAIFRSVIEASQKVS, via the coding sequence ATGAGTATAGAGATTTCAAAAACACATTCATTAATCAAAGATGCTCTTGATTATCGTGCTGCAAGACAAGATATGATCGCTTCAAATATTGCAAATGCAGATACACCTTATTATAAACCTAGAGATATCAGTTTTGAAAATGCACTTAAAGCAAAAAAAGCGGCACTCTATGCAAAAGATAGTAACGAGTTACAAATGGCTACGACAAATTCCAAACACTTAACGCCAAGTGATCAAAACTCTCAAACTAAAGCGACACTATTTTTCAGAGACGGTCATATGGCACGAAATGACGGCAACAGTGTAGATATAGATGTAGAGACAACTGAGATGAGTAAAAACTCTATTATGTTCAATGCATTAATTCAAGCTAACAAAAAAGATGGTGCTATTTTTAGATCTGTGATAGAAGCATCACAAAAAGTAAGTTAA
- the flgC gene encoding flagellar basal body rod protein FlgC, with product MSNFLNSFDISGYGLSAQRVRVNVISSNIANAQTTRTDEGGPYRRKEVVFKAINFNDYYNKALTNETNSAEYQDPLNEGEFGKKVNPAIMSVVVDKISRDDSKAQLKYEPNHPDADANGYVAYPNINPVVEMADLVEATRSYQANVAAFESAKNMANSAISLLQ from the coding sequence ATGAGTAATTTTTTAAATAGTTTTGATATTAGCGGATATGGCCTTTCTGCACAACGTGTTCGCGTAAATGTGATCTCGTCAAACATTGCCAATGCACAAACAACAAGAACAGATGAGGGTGGGCCTTACCGTCGTAAAGAGGTTGTATTTAAAGCTATCAACTTTAATGACTACTATAATAAAGCACTTACAAATGAAACAAACAGTGCTGAATATCAAGATCCTTTGAATGAAGGTGAATTTGGAAAAAAGGTAAATCCTGCTATAATGAGTGTAGTAGTTGATAAAATCTCTCGTGATGATTCAAAAGCACAACTAAAATATGAACCGAATCATCCTGATGCAGATGCAAATGGGTATGTTGCCTATCCAAATATTAATCCTGTAGTGGAAATGGCCGATTTAGTTGAAGCTACACGTTCATATCAGGCAAATGTTGCTGCATTTGAAAGTGCGAAAAATATGGCTAACAGTGCAATATCACTGTTACAGTAA
- the fliE gene encoding flagellar hook-basal body complex protein FliE yields MSNNVNSLANISTADLLNNNAKAAPSNASDEFAKQLKSAINETNEIQQDKEQAIADLATGQVKDLHQAAMAIGKAETSMKLMLEIRNKALNAYKEISRTQL; encoded by the coding sequence ATGAGTAACAATGTAAATAGCTTAGCAAATATCTCAACAGCTGACCTGCTCAATAATAATGCAAAAGCAGCTCCATCAAATGCTTCTGATGAGTTTGCTAAACAACTCAAATCTGCTATCAACGAGACAAATGAGATTCAACAAGACAAAGAGCAAGCGATTGCAGATCTTGCAACTGGGCAAGTAAAAGATCTTCATCAAGCTGCTATGGCTATCGGTAAAGCAGAAACAAGTATGAAACTTATGCTAGAGATTAGAAATAAGGCATTGAATGCTTATAAAGAGATTAGTAGAACACAACTCTAA
- a CDS encoding peptidoglycan D,D-transpeptidase FtsI family protein — protein MINQNQSGKILLLYGIIFAGFLVFLAVMLFTVLDPRHIPSKYTAESSKASRGSIISADGFHLATTKKLFKAVVNTRYIDPQKKDLFVELFSIYSGMEKKTILKKINAHKGVVVLSYNIPQIQAHYLKKLAHELRRFKVFKALKNPRSGLLSVHGLNIIESGESREYNYGNLLTPIIGYPHKLEEDGYTFVKGVKGLEKRFDDELSARQDGYSRGKRDVNSYILLNKESFTKPQINGLDLKITIPVALQIKIEKMLDQMKKELNAKQIMLAVMDSTDGDVLAMASSNRYFPKEIKRSDYPSLNSGMIEYSFEPGSVLKPVTFSLLLERKLVNPYDLVNGHNGRFKIGRKMITDEHKFDWLSAENVIVHSSNVGIAQLAQKLSGFDFHEGLKKFGFSKSSTHDLIYEKTGSIPSAKRLENQIYKATCSYGYGLRANLMQLLRAYSAFNNNGKMVYPKLLHSLINEYNQETKIPYEEQVEAIHSATAQRMKDILIKTVNKGTGVKTITPGLEVGGKTGTAHIVEDGRYVNKYNTSFIGFVNDKKKKYTMGVVVVQPKKSQFAAQTAVPVFKKAIDIMVEDGYLQPDIVE, from the coding sequence ATGATCAACCAAAATCAAAGTGGCAAAATCCTTCTTCTTTACGGCATAATATTTGCCGGATTTTTAGTTTTTCTTGCAGTAATGCTTTTTACTGTTCTGGATCCAAGACATATCCCTTCAAAATATACGGCTGAAAGTTCAAAAGCATCACGCGGAAGTATTATCAGTGCTGACGGTTTTCATTTAGCTACTACAAAGAAGCTTTTTAAAGCCGTTGTCAATACCCGTTATATAGATCCGCAAAAAAAAGATCTATTTGTAGAACTTTTCTCTATCTATTCCGGGATGGAGAAAAAAACTATCTTAAAAAAAATAAATGCCCATAAAGGTGTTGTGGTTTTAAGTTATAACATCCCGCAAATCCAGGCACATTATCTCAAAAAACTTGCCCATGAGCTTAGACGTTTTAAAGTGTTCAAAGCCTTAAAAAACCCCCGCAGCGGTTTACTTTCTGTGCACGGCCTTAATATCATTGAAAGTGGTGAGAGCCGTGAATATAACTATGGTAATCTTTTGACACCTATTATCGGCTATCCACATAAACTGGAAGAGGATGGTTATACATTTGTAAAAGGGGTAAAAGGTTTAGAAAAACGTTTTGATGATGAACTCTCAGCAAGGCAAGATGGTTATTCTCGCGGTAAAAGAGATGTCAACAGCTACATTTTATTAAATAAAGAGAGTTTTACAAAACCCCAAATCAATGGTCTTGACCTTAAGATCACCATCCCTGTAGCGTTGCAGATTAAAATAGAAAAAATGCTTGATCAGATGAAAAAAGAACTGAATGCAAAACAAATTATGCTTGCAGTTATGGACTCTACTGACGGTGATGTCTTAGCAATGGCCAGTTCTAATCGTTATTTTCCAAAAGAGATAAAAAGAAGTGACTATCCATCTTTAAACAGTGGAATGATTGAGTACAGCTTTGAACCGGGAAGTGTACTAAAACCGGTAACTTTCTCTTTATTATTAGAAAGAAAGCTTGTCAATCCGTACGATCTTGTCAACGGTCATAACGGTCGATTTAAAATTGGCAGAAAAATGATCACCGATGAGCATAAGTTTGATTGGTTAAGTGCTGAAAATGTTATTGTTCACTCATCAAATGTCGGTATTGCACAACTAGCCCAAAAACTCTCAGGATTTGACTTTCATGAAGGACTTAAAAAATTTGGATTTTCAAAATCTTCTACACACGATCTTATCTATGAAAAAACAGGCTCTATTCCAAGTGCAAAACGTTTAGAAAATCAGATCTATAAAGCTACATGTTCATACGGCTATGGTTTACGGGCAAACCTTATGCAACTATTGCGTGCATATTCAGCTTTTAACAACAATGGAAAAATGGTTTATCCAAAACTTTTACACTCTTTGATAAACGAATATAATCAAGAGACAAAAATTCCTTATGAGGAACAAGTAGAAGCGATACATAGTGCAACTGCACAAAGAATGAAAGATATACTTATAAAAACGGTAAATAAAGGGACAGGTGTAAAAACAATCACACCTGGTCTGGAAGTTGGCGGGAAAACAGGAACTGCTCACATCGTTGAAGATGGCAGATATGTTAATAAATACAATACCTCATTCATCGGTTTTGTCAATGACAAAAAGAAAAAATATACTATGGGTGTTGTAGTTGTACAGCCGAAAAAAAGTCAATTTGCCGCACAAACGGCAGTACCTGTATTTAAAAAAGCGATTGATATTATGGTTGAAGATGGATATCTACAACCAGATATTGTCGAGTAA